A single window of Synechococcus sp. CBW1004 DNA harbors:
- a CDS encoding NAD(P)/FAD-dependent oxidoreductase: MVLHEIDHPLRVGVIGAGPAGLTAAYLLSKAGLELDIWEADPIAVGGISRTVRYKGFRFDIGGHRFFSKSQEVEDLWSEILPDDMVVQDRLSRIYYQGKFYSYPLDLGEVVNNLGKRQSLLTLASYLKAKIDRPASPANFEDWMTRKFGGRLYRMFFKSYTEKVWGIPCRDISADWAAQRIKGLSLIQAALAALRPAQRQPEAGDGARSTVIKTLITAFRYPRHGPGMLWEAAAARIRERGGRLHLGTRVSGLERTSEGSWRVTLTNASGSQRQQVVDQLISSAPLSWLVAQVQPSLPPEALEAAAALRYRDFLTVALILKTPSSFPDTWLYIHDPQLQVGRIQNFINWSAEMVPDPRMACYGMEYFCNDTDPIWNSKDADLIAMATSELISLGLAAEGDVIDGAVVRQPKAYPVYDDLYTERRAIIRDTLKTHCPGLHVVGRNGMHQYNNQDHSMMTAMLTARNILAGEQLYDVWQVNQDAEYIEADVAGGGKGG; this comes from the coding sequence TTGGTTCTGCATGAAATCGATCACCCCCTAAGAGTCGGGGTGATTGGCGCAGGCCCCGCCGGCCTGACAGCCGCCTACCTGCTGAGCAAAGCCGGCCTGGAGCTCGACATCTGGGAGGCGGATCCGATTGCGGTGGGTGGCATCTCACGCACGGTGCGCTACAAGGGCTTTCGTTTTGACATCGGCGGCCATCGCTTCTTCTCGAAATCGCAGGAGGTGGAAGATCTCTGGAGCGAGATTCTTCCCGATGACATGGTGGTGCAGGACCGCCTTTCACGGATCTATTACCAGGGGAAGTTCTACTCCTACCCGTTGGATCTGGGGGAGGTGGTGAATAACCTGGGCAAGCGCCAGTCGCTGCTCACCCTGGCCTCCTACCTGAAAGCCAAGATCGACAGACCGGCCAGCCCAGCCAACTTCGAAGACTGGATGACCCGAAAATTCGGCGGGCGCCTTTATCGGATGTTTTTCAAGAGCTACACCGAGAAGGTGTGGGGCATTCCTTGCCGTGACATCTCCGCGGATTGGGCCGCGCAGCGCATCAAGGGCCTCTCCCTGATCCAGGCCGCCTTGGCGGCCCTGCGGCCAGCCCAGCGACAACCCGAGGCGGGCGACGGCGCTCGCTCCACCGTGATCAAGACCCTGATCACCGCCTTCCGCTACCCACGCCACGGCCCCGGCATGCTCTGGGAGGCCGCCGCCGCCAGAATCCGCGAACGGGGAGGCCGGCTTCATCTGGGAACCCGGGTGAGCGGCCTGGAGCGCACCAGCGAAGGCAGCTGGCGTGTGACCCTGACGAACGCCTCTGGCAGCCAGCGCCAACAGGTGGTGGATCAGCTGATCAGCTCCGCGCCGCTGAGCTGGCTCGTGGCCCAGGTGCAACCCAGCCTGCCGCCCGAAGCCCTCGAAGCGGCAGCCGCCCTGCGCTACCGCGACTTCCTTACGGTGGCCCTGATCCTGAAGACACCGAGCAGCTTCCCCGACACCTGGCTCTACATCCACGATCCGCAGTTGCAGGTGGGACGCATCCAGAATTTCATCAACTGGTCGGCCGAAATGGTTCCCGACCCGCGCATGGCCTGTTACGGCATGGAATATTTCTGCAACGACACCGACCCGATCTGGAACAGCAAGGATGCCGACCTGATCGCCATGGCTACCAGCGAGCTGATCAGCCTGGGGCTGGCGGCGGAGGGAGATGTGATCGATGGTGCCGTGGTGCGCCAGCCCAAGGCCTATCCCGTCTACGACGACCTCTACACCGAACGCCGCGCCATCATCCGCGACACCCTGAAGACGCACTGCCCCGGCCTGCATGTGGTGGGCCGCAACGGCATGCACCAATACAACAATCAGGACCATTCGATGATGACGGCCATGCTCACGGCCCGCAACATCCTCGCCGGTGAGCAGCTCTACGACGTCTGGCAGGTGAACCAGGACGCTGAATACATCGAGGCGGATGTGGCTGGTGGCGGCAAGGGTGGCTGA
- a CDS encoding nucleotidyltransferase family protein, giving the protein MTDSAPSAGSLSSNPNVGLYLPLMVTRRCNLGCAHCSVESSPELRDRQPTEQELLEVVRQAAAAGVRAIQFTGGEPMLRQQLVLKLIRESRRLGIGSTLTTNGFWGCTPKLARTRLQALLAAGLARLTVSFDRYHAAFQGPEPAVNIVEAGAVLGLPVNINITRVQDEDDIDAFVAPFAELPTAQLRFYDVQPVGAAARNTPDHQWRGQTSGFCRACDAATVTDDGRLIACNGPAYFTPPGHPLHIGSLSDKPLSALLAAHRDDPLLDAIRTLGPERLRAELVKIPGFEAFPFHDRYRGLCDLCLHITGDPSAAAALREHMAHGLLAAERHAMALLIADQRRAGALNRRIVNAEAAARLFHQGITTGTSSWRSEASRLLGRADLDWQQQAAMLLASGLARPLLPVLDAPELQRWAPAFFNTRVREAALRDGLREVVQMDALERIDRALTLLGGRGVLLKGAAFLARGGEQTVLRAAGDVDLLVDERLAQPLRHQLIADGFQGDPNAMRSAQHHLAPISWRGVPIEIHTGIMPAFWGLPERQMLQRSWAVPGFSALDTLDPEGMILHAVTHATTHLFGQGHKLAWDVQHVLQTAGRPLDWPRLQAWVEACAVPRAFWVPCAVVAREMTLEIPAAFLVSAPADRRQRQLELIAQRRLFTAIESTFAINPLSRTAVFLLLHDGLPARLAYLHMLFGSAAREARRSAASHSAVQRPTALPAHLREAWKQLRQFRAVCRTLP; this is encoded by the coding sequence ATGACCGACTCAGCCCCCTCCGCCGGCTCGCTTTCATCCAATCCCAACGTTGGACTCTATCTGCCCCTGATGGTCACGCGGCGCTGCAACCTCGGCTGCGCCCATTGCAGCGTGGAGTCGAGTCCGGAGTTACGAGACCGCCAGCCCACAGAGCAGGAACTCCTTGAGGTGGTTCGCCAGGCAGCAGCGGCAGGGGTGAGGGCCATTCAGTTCACAGGTGGAGAACCGATGCTGCGCCAGCAGCTTGTGCTGAAGCTGATCCGCGAGTCACGCCGGCTCGGCATCGGTTCAACCCTCACCACCAATGGATTCTGGGGCTGCACACCGAAGCTTGCCCGCACCCGGCTGCAGGCGCTGCTGGCCGCCGGTCTGGCCCGCCTCACCGTGAGCTTCGATCGCTACCATGCGGCCTTCCAAGGTCCGGAGCCTGCAGTCAACATCGTTGAAGCCGGCGCCGTACTCGGCTTACCCGTGAACATCAACATCACCCGGGTGCAGGATGAAGACGATATCGATGCGTTCGTGGCGCCCTTCGCCGAGCTCCCGACGGCCCAGCTGCGTTTTTACGACGTTCAGCCAGTAGGCGCTGCGGCTCGCAATACCCCCGATCACCAGTGGCGGGGGCAAACATCCGGATTCTGCAGAGCCTGTGATGCCGCCACCGTCACCGATGACGGTCGGCTGATCGCTTGCAACGGCCCAGCCTATTTCACGCCTCCCGGTCATCCGCTCCACATCGGTTCGCTCAGCGACAAGCCTCTATCCGCCCTGTTGGCTGCCCATCGCGACGATCCACTGCTCGACGCGATCCGAACACTCGGTCCCGAGCGGCTGCGCGCGGAACTCGTGAAGATTCCGGGGTTTGAGGCCTTCCCATTCCACGATCGCTACCGCGGCCTGTGTGATCTCTGCCTTCACATCACCGGTGATCCCTCCGCAGCTGCGGCCCTGAGGGAGCACATGGCTCATGGGCTCCTCGCCGCTGAGCGCCACGCCATGGCGCTGTTGATCGCCGACCAGCGCCGTGCCGGCGCGCTGAACCGCCGGATCGTGAATGCGGAGGCAGCCGCGAGACTGTTCCATCAGGGCATCACCACGGGCACGAGTTCCTGGAGATCTGAAGCGTCACGGTTGCTCGGCCGCGCTGATCTCGACTGGCAGCAGCAGGCGGCGATGCTGCTGGCCTCCGGACTGGCTCGACCGCTTCTTCCGGTTCTCGATGCCCCCGAGCTGCAGCGCTGGGCCCCGGCGTTCTTCAACACAAGGGTGCGTGAGGCTGCGCTTCGCGATGGTCTGCGTGAGGTGGTGCAGATGGACGCGCTCGAGCGTATCGACCGGGCGCTTACCCTGCTCGGAGGGCGTGGAGTGTTGCTCAAGGGGGCGGCCTTTCTCGCCAGGGGCGGCGAACAGACGGTGCTACGGGCCGCTGGTGATGTTGATCTGTTGGTGGACGAACGGTTGGCTCAACCGCTCCGGCATCAGCTGATTGCGGATGGTTTTCAGGGCGATCCCAATGCCATGCGCAGCGCTCAGCATCACCTGGCCCCGATCAGCTGGCGCGGGGTGCCGATCGAAATTCATACCGGAATCATGCCCGCCTTCTGGGGGCTGCCGGAACGACAGATGCTGCAGCGGAGTTGGGCGGTGCCTGGGTTTTCTGCGCTCGACACGCTCGATCCCGAAGGGATGATCCTGCATGCCGTCACTCATGCCACCACCCACCTCTTCGGCCAGGGTCACAAGCTGGCCTGGGATGTACAACACGTGCTGCAGACGGCCGGCCGGCCGCTCGATTGGCCGCGTCTCCAGGCCTGGGTGGAAGCCTGTGCTGTCCCGCGGGCTTTCTGGGTCCCTTGCGCCGTGGTGGCAAGGGAAATGACTCTTGAAATTCCCGCGGCCTTTCTCGTTTCGGCGCCGGCCGATCGCCGTCAACGGCAGCTTGAGCTGATCGCCCAGCGGCGGCTGTTCACCGCCATTGAATCGACGTTCGCAATCAATCCACTCAGCCGCACCGCCGTTTTTCTGCTGCTGCACGATGGCCTGCCAGCACGACTGGCCTATCTGCATATGTTGTTCGGCTCCGCCGCCAGAGAAGCCCGTCGCTCTGCGGCCAGCCATTCCGCTGTCCAAAGACCCACCGCTCTTCCTGCCCATCTTCGTGAGGCCTGGAAGCAGTTGCGGCAGTTCCGTGCTGTCTGCCGAACCCTGCCTTGA
- a CDS encoding DUF3136 domain-containing protein: MSQGNRAAASSAPSIGELEAKYPLYCKALRLLIQEGRTLAEIQRTVCWGRLEQLHICLPGRYKSPDYLHTVLQRSPV; this comes from the coding sequence ATGTCCCAGGGCAACCGGGCCGCGGCCAGCTCCGCTCCCTCGATCGGCGAGCTGGAGGCGAAGTATCCCCTGTACTGCAAGGCGTTGAGACTGCTCATCCAGGAGGGCCGCACGCTCGCCGAGATCCAGCGCACCGTCTGCTGGGGGCGGCTGGAGCAGCTGCACATCTGCCTGCCGGGCCGCTACAAGTCGCCCGATTATCTGCACACGGTGCTGCAGCGCTCGCCGGTCTGA
- a CDS encoding PqqD family protein, producing MLFHRDRHTTVILNPAGSSLWRLLKTPCTCSALADTLAASHPDLSYDKALGDVSAFIESLMVHGMVELWG from the coding sequence GTGTTATTTCACCGTGATAGGCACACAACCGTCATTCTCAATCCAGCGGGTTCCAGTCTCTGGAGGCTCCTAAAAACTCCATGTACATGCTCGGCATTGGCTGACACCCTTGCGGCCTCGCATCCGGATCTGTCCTACGATAAGGCCTTAGGCGATGTCTCGGCATTCATAGAGAGTTTGATGGTTCACGGAATGGTCGAACTTTGGGGCTGA
- a CDS encoding bifunctional orotidine-5'-phosphate decarboxylase/orotate phosphoribosyltransferase, translating into MGFFVQLTDAIASNQSLLVTGLDPNPEMLQSWTFRRGMAGRSFLSQARHWIKAVIEATAPHVCAYKPSLGFYQALGPVGLELLREVRELVPLDIPLIIDAKHGDLNSSSALAHYLFRELGADAATLSPLAGQDIAAPFLLYPDKAVVVTCHSSNPAARVLQHHPDEERPLYLRIVREAQLWATPEQLMLEVGTSDPAILARVRAEAPESFLILRSLWAEEDRLDALLEAGLSASADGLLLPLPQNLLVEDDMAERAACLKRRIEERRHHWLESRQREAGASCQLWLPGQDVQADARPVGSDGTADPSVDGRPSAARGSITGAAMTGAGAIEPMEALILDLFDIGCLLFGEYVQASGAVFNYYVDLRQIISDPNLFHRVLHSYAELLQGLDFDRIAGIPYGSLPTATGLSLQLHKPLIYPRKEVKAHGARRLIEGDFNEGDVVALVDDILITGGSLLEGITKLESSGLVVRDVVVFIDHGSGGGSGGGSAGGGSGGAGQGSDALRRLAERGYRVRAVLDIGRITTVLRRHGRLSEAQASLLGHQPQAVSRV; encoded by the coding sequence ATGGGCTTCTTCGTCCAGCTCACCGACGCGATCGCCAGCAACCAGTCGCTGCTGGTGACCGGTCTGGATCCGAATCCGGAGATGCTGCAGAGCTGGACCTTCCGGCGCGGCATGGCGGGGCGTTCCTTCCTGTCGCAGGCGCGCCACTGGATCAAGGCGGTGATCGAGGCCACCGCACCCCATGTGTGCGCCTACAAGCCCAGTCTTGGCTTCTACCAGGCCCTCGGCCCGGTGGGGCTGGAGCTGCTGCGCGAGGTGCGCGAGCTGGTGCCGCTCGACATCCCGCTGATCATCGATGCCAAGCACGGCGATCTCAACAGCTCATCGGCCCTGGCCCACTATCTGTTCCGCGAGCTGGGGGCCGATGCCGCCACCCTCTCGCCGCTGGCGGGCCAGGACATCGCCGCCCCGTTCCTGCTCTATCCCGACAAGGCCGTGGTGGTGACCTGCCACAGCTCCAATCCGGCGGCGCGGGTGCTGCAGCACCATCCGGACGAAGAGCGCCCCCTGTACCTGCGCATCGTGCGCGAGGCCCAGCTGTGGGCGACGCCGGAGCAGCTGATGCTCGAGGTGGGCACCAGCGATCCGGCGATCCTGGCCCGGGTGCGGGCCGAGGCGCCGGAGAGCTTCCTGATCCTGCGCAGTCTCTGGGCCGAGGAGGACAGGCTTGATGCCCTGCTGGAGGCGGGTCTGAGCGCCTCCGCCGATGGCCTGCTGCTGCCGCTGCCCCAGAACCTGCTGGTGGAGGACGACATGGCCGAGCGGGCGGCCTGTCTGAAGCGGCGCATCGAGGAGCGCCGCCATCACTGGCTGGAGAGCCGTCAGCGGGAGGCGGGCGCCAGCTGTCAGCTGTGGCTGCCCGGCCAGGACGTCCAGGCCGACGCCAGGCCGGTGGGCTCCGATGGCACCGCCGATCCCTCGGTCGATGGACGCCCCTCCGCCGCGAGGGGCTCCATCACCGGGGCGGCCATGACCGGGGCGGGTGCGATCGAGCCGATGGAGGCGCTGATCCTCGATCTGTTTGACATCGGCTGCCTGCTGTTCGGCGAGTATGTGCAGGCCTCCGGCGCGGTGTTCAACTATTACGTCGATCTTCGCCAGATCATCTCCGATCCGAACCTGTTCCACCGGGTGCTGCACAGCTATGCCGAGCTGCTGCAGGGGCTGGACTTCGATCGCATCGCCGGCATTCCCTACGGCTCGCTGCCCACCGCCACGGGCCTGTCGCTGCAGCTCCACAAACCGCTGATCTATCCCCGCAAGGAGGTGAAGGCCCACGGGGCGAGGCGGCTGATCGAAGGCGACTTCAACGAGGGCGATGTGGTGGCGCTCGTCGATGACATCCTGATCACCGGCGGCAGCCTGCTGGAGGGGATCACCAAGCTCGAGAGCTCAGGCCTCGTGGTGCGCGACGTGGTGGTGTTCATCGACCATGGCAGCGGAGGTGGCAGCGGAGGTGGTAGCGCTGGCGGCGGTTCAGGCGGCGCCGGTCAGGGGAGCGATGCGCTGCGCCGTCTGGCGGAACGGGGCTATCGCGTGCGCGCCGTGCTCGATATCGGTCGCATCACCACCGTGCTGCGCCGCCATGGACGGCTCAGCGAGGCGCAGGCCTCCCTGCTGGGCCACCAGCCCCAGGCCGTCAGCCGCGTCTGA
- a CDS encoding NAD-dependent malic enzyme, which yields MTAPLPAPVRTSLRGAALLADARCNKGTAFSREERQALQLEGLLPWEVESLEQQVERCRQALAAMDSDLERYGWLQGLRERNLTLFHRLLADHVELVMPLVYTPTVGQAIQAFSRTYRTPAEGVFLSAPMQGRLRQVLAAAIAAWSPEGPDWRPELLLVTDAEGILGIGDQGAGGIHICQGKLAVYTLCAGVDPATTLPVMLDVGTDREDLRADPTYPGVRQPRLRGEAYDAFVAEFVEAVAELCPGALLQWEDFAAGTARRVLDAHRQRIASFNDDIQGTSGVACAAILAGLQGLGKSLAESPIVIFGAGTAGCGIAERLERLLIGQGLSPMQARSHLWLLDRRGLVYAGRAGVRELALPWAADAGRMEALAAAGARPDAEGQIGLQELVEAVKPAVLIGTSTVAGAFDQAVIEALCRGCARPIVLPLSNPTPLAEVTPANLLRWSEGRALVATGSPFAPVPVAGRLRPIGQCNNCFVFPGLGFGALAVGASQVSEAMIDASLQALAAVIPAASDPDASLMPPLSQVQAVSRAVAEAVALTAVAGGLATRAQTPEEARACLEQRRWRPVYPEVLPA from the coding sequence GTGACCGCCCCCCTCCCTGCTCCCGTGCGCACCTCGCTGCGGGGCGCGGCCCTGCTGGCGGATGCGCGCTGCAACAAGGGCACGGCCTTCAGCAGGGAGGAACGCCAGGCCCTGCAGCTCGAAGGCCTGCTGCCCTGGGAGGTGGAGTCGCTCGAGCAGCAGGTGGAGCGCTGCCGCCAGGCACTGGCGGCCATGGACAGCGACCTGGAGCGCTACGGCTGGCTGCAGGGCCTGCGCGAGCGCAACCTCACCCTGTTCCACCGGCTGCTGGCGGATCACGTGGAGCTGGTGATGCCGCTGGTGTACACCCCCACCGTCGGCCAGGCGATCCAGGCCTTTTCGCGCACCTACCGCACCCCTGCGGAGGGGGTGTTCCTCTCGGCGCCGATGCAGGGCCGCCTGCGCCAGGTGCTGGCGGCCGCGATCGCCGCCTGGAGCCCCGAAGGACCCGACTGGCGGCCGGAGCTGCTGCTCGTGACCGACGCCGAGGGGATTCTGGGCATCGGCGATCAGGGCGCCGGTGGCATCCACATCTGCCAGGGCAAGCTCGCCGTCTACACGCTCTGCGCCGGCGTCGATCCGGCCACCACCCTGCCGGTGATGCTCGATGTGGGCACCGACCGGGAGGATCTGCGCGCCGATCCCACCTATCCGGGCGTGCGCCAGCCGCGCCTGCGGGGCGAGGCCTATGACGCCTTCGTGGCCGAGTTCGTTGAGGCGGTGGCCGAGCTCTGCCCCGGGGCCCTGCTGCAGTGGGAGGACTTCGCCGCCGGCACCGCCCGCCGCGTGCTCGACGCCCACCGGCAGCGGATCGCCAGCTTCAACGACGACATCCAGGGCACCAGCGGCGTCGCCTGCGCCGCGATCCTGGCGGGCCTGCAGGGACTGGGGAAGAGCCTGGCGGAGTCGCCGATCGTGATCTTCGGGGCGGGCACGGCCGGCTGCGGCATCGCCGAGCGGCTGGAGCGGCTGCTGATCGGCCAGGGGCTGAGCCCGATGCAGGCCCGCTCGCACCTGTGGCTGCTGGATCGCCGCGGCCTGGTGTACGCGGGCCGGGCCGGGGTGCGGGAGCTGGCGCTGCCCTGGGCCGCCGACGCCGGCCGGATGGAGGCCCTGGCGGCGGCAGGAGCCAGGCCCGACGCCGAGGGCCAGATCGGCCTGCAGGAGCTGGTGGAGGCGGTGAAGCCGGCGGTGCTGATCGGCACCTCCACGGTGGCCGGTGCCTTCGATCAGGCGGTGATCGAGGCCCTCTGCCGCGGCTGCGCGCGGCCGATCGTGCTGCCGCTCTCCAATCCCACGCCCCTGGCGGAGGTGACGCCGGCGAACCTGCTGCGCTGGAGCGAGGGACGCGCCCTGGTGGCCACCGGCAGCCCCTTCGCGCCGGTGCCGGTGGCGGGCCGTCTGCGGCCGATCGGGCAGTGCAACAACTGCTTCGTGTTCCCGGGGCTGGGCTTCGGCGCCCTGGCGGTGGGGGCCAGCCAGGTGAGCGAGGCGATGATCGACGCCAGCCTGCAGGCCCTGGCGGCGGTGATCCCGGCCGCCTCCGATCCCGACGCCTCGCTGATGCCGCCCCTGAGCCAGGTGCAGGCGGTGTCGCGGGCGGTGGCGGAGGCCGTTGCCCTGACGGCCGTGGCCGGGGGCCTGGCGACGCGGGCCCAGACCCCCGAGGAGGCACGGGCCTGCCTGGAGCAGCGCCGCTGGCGGCCGGTGTACCCGGAGGTGCTGCCGGCCTGA